The Treponema succinifaciens DSM 2489 region GGCGTGTTTTTCTTGCGCCCGAAAATTTCATTTTCCTGGATAACAAGGAGTTTTTCGTCAGAAAACATAAATCCGGCTGTTAAAGCCTGTGGAAGAACTTGAACTCCAGAATCGCAAAATTCCTTTATAATTTCTTTTATTCTTAAAGTCTGGTTTCCATTGTCAGCAAAAACGAAAATGTTATATTTCTCTTTTAAAAATGATGAAAGTTGCTCTTTTAAGTAATTTATGTTTCCGAAATAACTTTGCCCTGCTTGTGATTTTATTTCTAGCGATGTGTTGAATGAAACGGATTTGTCTTGAATATTTTCTTCCGAATTGCTTAACGTGTCTAAAGTTCTGAATGCAACAAGTTTTTTACATTCTATTGCCAGATTGAAAAAATCAAGCTGCATGGTTGCTGGCGGAAACACTGGAAGGTTTTGACGCTCGAGCCTGTATGCCACCGTATATTCGTTTTCTAGCATTTTTTCTGCATTTACAAGTCTGTCCCAATCGAAAAAATAAACATCTGTATTGTTTGTTAAGTAGTCTAAAATTGAATACAGTTTGTCAAATAGAACCGGATAATACAATTCTTCGCCTTCTGTTTCTTTGAATTCGATAAGTTCGGCGAGCGTTCTGTCTTTTTCTTGTTTTGCGGCACCTGTAAGAGCGAGATGTATATTTTTTTTGTCTAACAACCGATTGTTAGTGTTGTTTTTTATTCCTGCTTCGTTTTTATTGATGTCTGACTGTTCGTTAGCTTGTGATTTGTCAGTTTTATTTTTGTTTACTTCTGCCGAATGTTCGTTTGTTGATTGTTTTTTTGCTTTATCATAAAGGGCAAAATCATTTTTTATGCCGGCTTCATCCTCTTTTTTCCATTCACTTTCTAGTTTTTCAATAAACTCTTCCGTCCAAATAATTTCCTTTTGCGGATAAATTACAAGATGCTCTATGTTTTCCTTTGAAGTCTGAGTTTCTGAATCAAAAAGTTTTATTTGGCTTATTGTGTCAAAATCAAATACAATTCTGTGCGCATATTTTTCTCCGCTCATAAAGATTTCTAGGACTTCACCACGCAAAACAAATTCGCCTTTCATTCCGATTTTTGGAACTCTAAGGTAGCCCTGCTCTGTTAGTTTTTCCGCAAGTTTTTCAGGGTCAAATTCCTGGCCTTTCTTTAAAACTGTAACCAACGTTTTTGTATATGAAGCCGGCGGGACTGGAGTTAAAAAAGCTCTTTGCGTTATTATAAAAATTCTTGTTTTTTCAGAAAATGGATTTTTTACTGCAAGTTTTGCAAGGATTCCAGCTCTTTCTCCAAAAACAGCCGAGCCTTTTGCCGCAGCTCTATAAGGAATCGTTCCCCACCAAGGAAACTTAAAAATTTCTACGGAATCTTCAAAAACTGTATTTAAATCTGTTTCACATTCGTCAGCTTCTTTTTGAGTCGGAACAATTATAACAATATCTTTTTGAAACTGAAAAAATTTATTTTCATACTGAGTTTTATGGATGCAGTTCTGTCTGTACCTTTCTTCTGTTTGCCTGATAAAAAAAGACGGAAGACTTCCCTTTAGCCCTGAAATTTGCAGCGGAAATTCTTCTGGCTTTGCGTCTGCGCACTTTATTGCGGCCGAGTGAAATTCAGTGCAGGAATTAATAAGGCTAAAAAGCGGATTTTGACTTTTTGTTGATAATGTATTTTTCATAATTGTCCGATATATAATATATAGAATAGTCTGCTTATTTTAGCTTTATTTGAGGGAATTGCAAAGCCCTGTAAATCAAAAAAAAGAGGTTTTCCTCGGGAGTATTTTGTGAACATTAAACGCTTTTTGCTTGTGGTTATATCAGTTTCCTGTTTTTTTGCCTATGCGCAGGTTCCGGAAAAATCAGAGCAGAAACTTGACAATGCGGAAGTTTCAATAAAGTTCTATGATAGAACTGTTTACTATCCGGGAGACTCAGAAAACAATCCTGTCTATGTTTATATAACGGTTTCAAATAAAGGCTCTTCTACTTTGAGATTTAAAATTGCTGATGACAAAATGTTTTCTGTGGATTTTATTGCTTTCAATGTAAAAAAAATGCAGCTTCCTTCAACTCAAGGGCTGATAAGAAAACGCACTACGAATCAAACTGTATATTTCCGCGAAATTTCCCTTGAACCAGGCGAAGAATATTCTTTCCGCGAAAATCTAAAAGAGTATCTTGAAATAAAAGATCCTTCCATTTATTACGTTGAGCTTAGATTTTACCCGGAACTTTATAGAAACAAAAATGTCAACTTGACTTCAAACCGCCTTAGCCTTGAAATCCGCCCTAGCCCGTCAGCAGCTTCGTCATCGGCACTTCCTGTTGAAACAAACACTGTGGTTGTTCTTCAGCCTGAAGACATAAGCCCGGATCGTGTTGTTGAGCAGACAATTGTTGCACGCCAAAAAAGCCTTTGGGATCAGTTCTTCCTTTATATGGATTTGGAGGAAATGCTCAAACGTGATCCTTCCCGCGGAAGAAAATACAATCTTGTGAGCGCAGATGAGCGTGCTGATATGCTTCGTTCATTTAAAGCCGACTTGATGCTCCAACGAATTGACAATGATATTGTGGCAATTCCGTCTAAATTCAAAATTGAAACAACTTCATATTCTCAAACTGAAGGCACTGTAAAAGTAATCGAATGGTTTAAAAATGACAACTTTATGGAACGAAAACGTTACACTTACTATGTTCGTCAGCGCGATGGAATTTGGCAGATTTACGACTATACAGTAGACAATTTGGGAACTGAATAATGGCTGAAGCAAAACGAGCCAAATATTTCTGTGAAGGCTGCGGTTCAGAAGTTGCTCCGAATGCAAAATTCTGTCCAAAATGCGGACGTTTTTTTGCGGCGGTAAGATGCCCGAACTGCGGCCACATAGGAACTGTAAGAAATTTCTTAAAAGGCTGTCCTGCCTGCCATTATGCGGTAACTCAGGAAGAGCTTTACGGAATTTCTGAAAGCGGCAAAGATTCAGAAAAAAAACAGCTTTCACGAAAATCAAGGAAAAAAATAAAAAAAGCTTTTAAAATCCATGAAAGTTCAATTTTCTCTGATGATGTTCCTGCCTGGCTTTTTGTGGCGAGCATTATAGCTTTGATTGTAATTTTTGCGGTTTTATTTATGAGATGCAAAAGCTGAAATTTTGTTTTCTTTTTATGAATTCAGATAAATATATTTGACAAAAAATCGATATTTAAATATACTATTCGAATCTTGCCCAGGTGGTGGAATTGGTAGACACGCTAGTTTCAGGTACTAGAGTCCGTAAGGATGTACGAGTTCAAGTCTCGTTCTGGGCATTTTTCAGCCTTTTAGTGCATTTTCTATTATTTCAGTCATTTCATAAAAATCTTTTACTTCTGCATATAGCGGATTTTTCTGCTCGATTTTTAGTTCTCCTTGTCGCTTTCTGCTTAGGTACAGCGTGTTTATTCCAAGTTTTCTGGCTGGGACTATGTCATGCTCCAGACTGTCCCCGATGTACCAAGTTTCGCTTTCTGATGAATTTGCAAGCTCCATTGCCTTCTGAAAAATTTTCAAGTCAGGCTTGCTGATTCCAACTTCTGAAGAAATTACAATCGGGCTGAAAAAATCTGTTACGCCGGCCTTTTTTAGCTTTGACCGCTGATTTTCAGAGTCGCCGTTTGTTATAATTCCCATTTGAATATTTGTATCTGAAAGTTTTTTTAATGCTGGAAGCGCGTCGGAAAAAAGATTGTATTCCTTTTCGTAAGTTGACCAGTAAAGGCTGAACCTTGAATCAAGCTCGTCTTTTGATTTTATTGGGTTGCCGTTAAGCTCGAATACTTTTGTGATTCTTCCTTTCCGCTGCTCGTCAAAAGTCAGCTCTCCTGCTGAATATTTATCAAAGAAATGCTGCGCCCATTTTTTCCATTGAACGCAAAATTCATCAAAATCCATGTGGATTTCATTTTTGTATTTTTCAAAGACTGCCTTTATTCCAAGATTTTCCGCAGATTCAAAATCCATTAACGTTCTGTCTAAATCGAAAAAAACTACCATGAAATTAACTTAGCATTTTTTTTGCTTATATTCTATAGAAAGAAATGTTTTTGGCTGGAGGAAGTTTGAAAAGCTCAATTACTACAGTAATAATATGTTGATTAGTGCACTAATAAGAAGTCAATTACTGTACTAAATGGGTGTTTATTAGCGTACTAATAATGAGGCATTTAGTGCAGTATTTAAAGGCATTTAGGAGAAGTTGCTATAATTTGTCTTTGCAGTGTCTGTCTTGCGGCGCATTGCATTAGTGGATGGATTCTATCCTTGATATTTTTATTGCTTGCAACAATATTTAAAAATAAATGAAATTTTTCAATGTGCCTATTTTAGAATTAATATTTCTAATTCCTCTTTCTCTTGACAAAATTTGTGATTTGACTAGACTTTTTGATTATGCGTGCTACAAGAGCTTTGATTCATTTGGGCAATTTAAAAAATAATATTATAGAAATTAAAAAGTGCTTAAAGCCTGAAACAAAAATGTGCGTTGCTGTAAAAGCCGATGCCTACGGACATGGAGCTGTCCCTTGCGCGAGGGCTGCTCTTGAAGCTGGTGCGGATTATCTTTCTGTTGCGACTTATGAAGAAGGCGTTGTGCTTAGAAATGCCGGCATTGCTTCTCCTATTCTTATGCTGAGTCTTTGTTCTCCTGATGAAGTTGAAGAAGTTGTTTCCGCTGGAATTACGCCTTTTGTTTTTGATGAGGAATACATAGAGCTTTTTTCTTCCGCTTGTAAGAAACTCGGAATAAAAAAATTTGAAGTTCATCTTGCGGTTGATACTGGAATGGGCAGAATCGGCTGCCTTCCTTCCGAAGCTGGAAATATCGCTCTCAAAATAAAAAACTGCGGAAATCTTGTCTTGGGCGGAACTGCGACTCATTTTGCGCTTAGTGACTGTGTTTCAGAAAAAGGAAAATCGTATACAAAGTTTCAGTTTGAAAATTTTCTTGAGGCAATCAATAATATAAAATCAGTTGGAATTAATCCCGGGATCTGCCACTGCGCTAATTCTGCAACAACTCTTGATTCCCCGGATATGCATCTTGACATGGTTCGGCCAGGAATTATTGTTTACGGCTATTATGCTGATGAAGTTTCAAAAGAATATTTAGTTTCAAAAGGAAAAAATGTAGAGTTAAAGCCTGTTATGACTTTGGAAAGCTGTGTTTCTTCAATCCGTAAGTTTGAAAAAGGAAAGTTTGCAGGATATGGATGCAGATGGGAAGCCAAATCTGATACCAATGTTGGCGTTGTTCCAATTGGTTATGCAGATGGATGGTTCAGGCGGTTTTCTGAATGCGGTGTAAAAGTTGCAGTAAATGGAAAAAACTATCCTATTTGCGGGCGCATTTGCATGGATCAGTGCATGATAGATTTGGGCGCAGATTGTACTGCAAAACGATGGGATAAAGCAGTTTTGTTTGGGGACAGTTCGGACGGAGCTTTGCAGACTGCCGATGACATCGCGCATCTTACGGGTACAATTTCATACGAAATAACCTGCGGAATCTCAAAACGTGTTCCGCGTGTCTTTGTTCAGTGAGAAAACTGAATAATTGTTTTCTGTGCCAAAAGGTATTTTTTTACTTCCGCAACAAGATAGAACGATCCTGTAACCAAAACTGTCGCCTTTTCTTCTGCAGCCTTAGAAAGTATATAGGGAATAGCTTTTAAATAATCAGGAATAGCAGTATATTCTATGCCGGATTTTTCAAAAGCTGCCTTTAGCCGTGGAAAGTCTGATTCTTTTGTTCCTCCTGGCACTGTTAAAATTATATGGCTGAATTTTCCTTTGAATAATTCCGCTATTTCTTCTGCCTTTTTGTCTGACGCGCAAGCAAAAAGAAGGTATGAATCAGTTTTTGCATTTGAAAAAAGGTTGCAGAATGTATCCATTGTAAAACCAATGCTTTTTACAGTATGGGCGCCGTCTAATATTAAGTTTGAAATGTTTTCAAACCGCGAAGTTGACAAATCGACTGGCTCAAATCTTCCGGGAAGAACAGTTTTTTCAAGACCCTTTTCAATTATACTTTCATC contains the following coding sequences:
- a CDS encoding zinc ribbon domain-containing protein — protein: MAEAKRAKYFCEGCGSEVAPNAKFCPKCGRFFAAVRCPNCGHIGTVRNFLKGCPACHYAVTQEELYGISESGKDSEKKQLSRKSRKKIKKAFKIHESSIFSDDVPAWLFVASIIALIVIFAVLFMRCKS
- the alr gene encoding alanine racemase, with the translated sequence MRATRALIHLGNLKNNIIEIKKCLKPETKMCVAVKADAYGHGAVPCARAALEAGADYLSVATYEEGVVLRNAGIASPILMLSLCSPDEVEEVVSAGITPFVFDEEYIELFSSACKKLGIKKFEVHLAVDTGMGRIGCLPSEAGNIALKIKNCGNLVLGGTATHFALSDCVSEKGKSYTKFQFENFLEAINNIKSVGINPGICHCANSATTLDSPDMHLDMVRPGIIVYGYYADEVSKEYLVSKGKNVELKPVMTLESCVSSIRKFEKGKFAGYGCRWEAKSDTNVGVVPIGYADGWFRRFSECGVKVAVNGKNYPICGRICMDQCMIDLGADCTAKRWDKAVLFGDSSDGALQTADDIAHLTGTISYEITCGISKRVPRVFVQ
- a CDS encoding HAD family hydrolase; the protein is MVVFFDLDRTLMDFESAENLGIKAVFEKYKNEIHMDFDEFCVQWKKWAQHFFDKYSAGELTFDEQRKGRITKVFELNGNPIKSKDELDSRFSLYWSTYEKEYNLFSDALPALKKLSDTNIQMGIITNGDSENQRSKLKKAGVTDFFSPIVISSEVGISKPDLKIFQKAMELANSSESETWYIGDSLEHDIVPARKLGINTLYLSRKRQGELKIEQKNPLYAEVKDFYEMTEIIENALKG